TCTTTCTTGGCGATGCGACCGACCCCCGTCTCGCTTTCCCCCTCGCCGTCCTCGTCGTCGAGCGGGACCGTGACGACCTGCCGGTTGAACGTGTAGATCTCGTACTCCGGCCGGCCGGTCTCGAAGTTCGACACCTGGATGACCGGGCGCGCGAGGTCCTCCGCGGTGAGCCCCGCGGGCACCTTCACCTCCGTCGTCACGTCGTAGACGGTGTGGACCTCGCCGGCCTCGATGTACACGACGGTGTCGACGATCTGGGGGATCATTCCCAGCTCGACACGACCGACGAGCCGCTGGAGCGCGTCGATGGCGCGGGAGGCGTGGACGACGCCGACCATGCCGACCCCGGCCATCCGCATGTCCGAGAACACCTCGAAGTCGTTCGTCTTCCGCACCTCGTCGTAGATGGTGTAGTCGGGGCGGACCAAGAGGAGGGAGTCGGCCGTGTTCTCCATTTCGCCGCCGAGCGCGCCGTACTGGGTGATCTCCGGGCCGACCTGGAGGTCGCGCGGCTTCTCCATCGTCTTCACCGCGTAGTCGTTCTCGTTTAAGAACTCCGCGACCGCCTGCGCGAACGTCGACTTCCCGGCGCCGGGCGACCCGGAGATGAGCACGCCGCGCTTCCGCTCTTTGAACCGCTCGCGGAGCTCGTCGGCGAACTCGTAGTCGTCGAGCGTCGTCTTCGCGATCGGTCGGACTGCCGTGATCTCGATCCCGTCCGCGAACGGCGGCCGCGCGACCGCGATCCGGTAGTTCCGGAACTGGACGATGTCCATGCCGTCGTCGGCGAGCTCGATGAACCCCTCGTTGGACTGGCGCGCCAGGTCGACGATCGCGGTCGCCCACTCGTCCATCTGCTCCTCGCTCGTCGGCTCCTCGTCGATGACCTCGTACCGCATCTCGCCGAGGCTCCCGCGCTTCGCCTTCGGCTTCGTCCCCGTCTTGAGGTGGACCGACATCGTCTCGTCGGTGAAAAAGTCCTGAATCGGGAGCTCGTCGACGACGCCGCGGGCGACCGGCTCGACGTACTCGACGTCGACCCCCTTCGCGCGGGCGACCTCCGCCTGCACCACGTCGCTGGAGAGGAGCGTGGCGCCGTGGTCGACGGCGAGGTCCCGGATCAGGGCGTCGACGTCGCCCTCGTGGGCGTGCGAGCGAGCGTCGCCGCCGGCGCGCTCGCCGACGTACCGCAGCTCGATCGTCCCCTCGTCGGCGAGGTCGGCGAGGCGCTTGAGCTCGCTCAGACCGTCCCACCCCGATTCGAGCCCGTCGTTCGCCTGCGACTCCAGCTCGCCGACGACGGCCTCGGGGACGAGCACCGTCGCCCCCTCGTAGGTCCCGTCCGCGACGCGTTCGGACACGCGGCCGTCGACGACCGCACTGGTGTCCGGTACTACGTTCATACCGCCGTTCCGGGCGGGAGCGGTATAAGCGTGTTCGACCCGGCCGGCACCCCCGTCCGCGGGGTCGAAACCGCTCCGCGACCGACGCGACGCAGACGAGAGAAGCGACCGACTGCGACCGTCGCGCCGCGGCCCCTCAGTCGTCGGCCGCCGCCCGCGACCCCCGTTCCGCCCGAAGCCGCCGGGCGTACTCGGTGAAGTTGTCGAACAGGCCCTTCACCTCGCAGGCGGCGTCGTGCGCCGCCGGGGTGATCGCCTCGAGGACGGCGTCGACCCGCGCGTCGCCGAGCCGCTCCCGTTTCCCCTCGGTGACCTCCCGAGCGGTGTCGACGTCGTACTCCGGGTGGAACTGCACGCCCCAGCAGTGGCCGTCGCGGAAGGCGTGGACGCCGTGGTCGTTCTCGGCGAGCAGCGTCGCGCTCGGCGGGAGCTCGACCACCGCGTCGCCGTGGGTGGTGAACGCGGTGAACTCCTCGCTCACCCCGTCGAACAGCTCGTCGTCGCCGCGTCGGCGCACCGAATTATACCCGATCTCGAAGCCGTCCATTCCCGCCACGCGTCCGCCGAGCGCCTCGGCGAGCACCTGGTGGCCGTAACAGACGCCGAGCACCGGGACGCCGGCCGCCGCGGCGTCCGCGACGTAGTCGACGAGCGCGGGGATCCACGCCTCGTCCCAGTAGACGGACGACCGCGAGCCGGTGACCACCACGCCGTCGAAGTCGGTGTGTTCGGGGAGGTTCCCCTCGGTCGCGTCGAACTCGACGAGGTCGGCGTCGAGCTCCCGCCGGAAGTTCCGCCGGGTGTCGGCGCCGTCGTGGGCCGCGTTCAGCAGGGCGAACCGAAGCCGTGTCATTGACCCCACCGAGGCGCGACGGACGCAAAACGGTTGCGGCGACGGGAAGCGCTACCGGCGTCGGGGAGGGCACGGTCGGGGGCACCCGGGAACGCGGCCGGGCGCGGTTGCGACGCTCGGAGAGCCGGGCCGGATCCTACCCCGAGAACGGGTCGGCACCGTGCTCCGCGAGCCACCCGGCCAGCGCGTCGTTGACCGCGGCCGACGCCTCGACGCCGACGAGGTGGCGCGCGCCCTCGACCGCGCGGAGTTCGCCGCGAGGGAGCCCCTCGGCGAGTGTCTCCGACGCCGGTGCCGGGCACACGGTGTCGTCCGTCCCGTGGACGACGAGCGTCGGCGTCGTGACCTCGTAGAGCCGGTCAGCGACGTCGAACGACTCGACGGCCGCGCGGTGGGCCTCGAACGTCTCGCGGCCGGCGTCCTCCGCGAGCCGCCACTCTGCGATCCGCCGGATCGCGTCGGGGTGCGTCTCGCGGAAGTCGACGGAGAGCAATCCGTGGAGCGATCCCTCCACCGCCGCGGGGTCCGAGGGGTCGGCCCACACGGCGTCGGGTTTGAAGGCGTCGCCGGAGGGCGGCGTGCCGATGACCGTCAGGCTCGCCGGGCGCGAGGAGGCGAGCGCGGCCGCGAGCGCGACCATCCCGCCGAGCCCGTAGCCGACGAGGTGGGCGTTCCGGACTCCCTCAGCGGCGCACACCGCGTCGACGTCGGCGGCGAGGTCCGCGACCGCGTACGGGCCGGGCGGCGCGTCGGAGTCGCCGACGCCGCGCGTCTCGGGCGTGATCACCGTGTGCGGCCCCGCGAGCGCGGCGTGCTGCCAGCCGAACTGCCAGGCGCCGAGCCCGACGTCGCCGCAGAAGACCACCGCCTCGTCGGGGGCGCCGGCGTCGGGCGCGTCGACCTCGTAGCGGATCGAGACGCCGCCGTTGTTCGCGTGTGGCATGTTGGGGAGTATCGGGCGCGAGTGCGTCGCTCAGGCCTCCTGCAGGTTCCGAAGCACGTCCGGCGCCGCCGCGAGCGCGTCGTCGAGGGCGTCGACGTCGGGGCCCCCGCCCTGCGCGAAGTCCGGCGGTCCGCCGCCGCCGCCGCCGACGCGACCGGCGAGCTCGGCGACGACCTGGCCGGCGTTGACGTCGACGCCGTCCGGGACGCCGACGACGAAGCTCGCGGAGCCGTCGGCCCCGCTGCCGACGACCGCGACCTTCCCGTCCTCGACGTGGGCGTTCGCGGTCGCGCGCAGCTCGTCGGCGTCACCGTCGAGCCGCTGGATCACCGCCGTGGCGCCGCCTAAGTCGACCTCTTCGACGTCGGCGCCGCCGGAGGCCCGCGCGGCCGCGAGCTCCTCTTTCAGGGACTCGATCTCCTTGCCCCGCGCCTTCCACTCCTCGAAGAACCGCTCGGCCGTCTCGGGGACGTCGAGCGGGTCGACGTCGAGCACGTCGGCCGCGTCGTACAGCGCGTCCTCCGTGCGCTGGGTCGCCTCGATCGCCGCGCCGCCCGCGGCGAACACGATGCGCTCGACGCCGTCCTGCACCGGCTCCGTCTTCAGCACCTTCACCGCGCCGATCTCGCCGGTCCGATCGACGTGAGTGCCCGCACACGCCTGCACGTCGGCGTCGCCGACGTGGATCAGCCGGACGTTCGTTCCCGGCGGGACGCCGCCCTGGTAGAGGTCGAAGCCGTGTTCGGCCTCGGCCTCGTTGCGGTCGGGCCACTCCTGGCGCACGGGCACGTCGTCGCGGACGAGCTCGTTGGCGACGCGTTCGATCCGCTTGACGTCCTCCCGGGTGATCCGGTCGTAGTGGCGGACGTCGAGCCGCGAGGAGTCGATCCCCTTCTGCGCGCCGGCCTGCCGGACGTGCTCGCCGAGCACCTGGCGGGCAGCATGGCCGATCAGGTGCGTCGCCGTGTGGTGCGCGCGGAGCCGGTCGCGGCGCTCGCCGTCGACCTGCCCCCTGACGAACTCGCCCTTGCCGGGGTCGGCGTCGGTCCGGTGGAGCACGACGCCCGCCTCCTCCTGCACGTCGACGACGTCGACCGTCGTCTCGCCCACCGTGAGCTGCCCGCGGTCGGCGGGCTGGCCGCCGCCCTCGGGGTAGAACATCGTCTGATCGAGAACGACGTCGTACCCCTCCTCGCGCTCGAACACGTCGAGGACGACCGCCTCGAACTCGGTGCGGCCCTGGTCGTCGTAGAACAGCTTCTCCGTCTCCGGGAGGCTGCCGAGCCGCTCGTCGGCCTCGTCCCCGGCCTCGTCGGCGTCCGCCTCCTCGTGGCGGTCGGCGACGAGCGCGTAGAAGTCGTCCGGCACGTCGACGGTCGCGCCGCGCTCCTCGGCGATGTCGGCGACCATGTCCGGCTGGATCCCGTGGGAGTCGTACAGCTCCAAGAGCGTCTCGGTCGGGATCGGCTCGCCGGTGCCGGCGTACTCGTCGGCGAGCGACTCGACCTTTCGGGAGCCGCGCTCGAGCGTCTCCCGGTACTTCCGCTCCTCGGTGCGGACGATCTCGCGGATCGTGTCGCGGTTCTCGTAGCCGAGCCGCTCCGCCTGCATGTCGACGAGCTCGTCGAGGGGGGCGTCGACGTCGACCTCGTCGACGAGCCGCTTCGTCCGCCGGAGCACCATCCGGGCGAGGTAGCCCGTGCCGACGTTCGAGGGGACGATCCCGTCGCCGAACATGTACGCGAGCGTCCGCGAGTGGTCGGCGATCGCGTAGATGGATTCGAGGGGCTCGACGAGCTCGCGGAGGCGGTCGACGTCGACGTCGAGCCGGTCGGCGATCTCGCCGCGCGCGGCCTCCACGTCGTCGACGTCGTCGATGTCGAGCCGCCCGGAGAGCTTCGCGGCGCGGTGGACCAGCTTCCGTTCCTCCTCGGTGTGTTCGATCCCCGCGTTCTCCTTCAGGAACTCGATCGCGTCGGGGTACACCGCCTCGTAGACGGTCGCCGTCCCCTGGCTCATCCACGTCCACCGCTCTAACCCGTAGCCGGTGTCGACGATGTACGTGTCCATGAACGAGTACGTGTTCCCGTCTTTCATCTCGTACTCGCCGTCGGGGTCCCGCTCCATGCACATGAAGACGAGCGTCGCCAGCTCGGCGCCCTTGTAGATCACTTCGATCGCCGGCCCGGCGTTGCCGCCGCCGACCCACGGGTCCTCGATGTAGGTGATCTCATCCAGATCCGCGCCGAGGCTCTCGAACAGCTCGTCGCAGTAGGCGACCGTCTCGTCTTTCCAGTACACCTCGCCGTGGTAGGCGTACTCGTCCTCGTCGACCTCCTCGCGCGTGTTGAACGCGTGGTGGGCCATCATCTCGAACGCCATCGTGTGCCGGCCCGTCTTGCCGACGTTGTCGATGTCCTGCATCCGGATGCAGGGCTGCGAGATGGTGAGCGGGTTCGCCGGCGGCGGCGTCCGCCCCGAGGTGACGAGCGGCTGGAAGTCGTAGATCGACGCCTGCGTCAGGAGGACGTCGTCGCGCCAGCGGTTCGCCGCGACCGGGTACGGGTCGATCCGCTCGTGGTCGTGCTCCTCGAAGAAGGAGAGGAACGCCTCCCGCATCTCCGACAGCGAGTACGGCTCCGGAAAGCCGGGGTCGTCGATGAAGCTGTAGTCCTCACAGGGCGGCTCCCCGCAGAGCTCGCGGTCGCCGTCCCGGGTCCAGAAGTGCGCCCCACAGGAGGGACACTCCTTCCGGACGAACCCCTCCTCCTCGAAGTAATCGAGGCGGTACTCCGCTTCGAGATCGCTCATTAGGGGAACGTGACCCGTGTTCGTGCAAAAGGGTTCCGGGGTGGGTCGCGGCCGAGCGCTCGAATCCGACCGCGCCCGAGTCGCCCAGCCGGCCGCGCGCGTCCGAAACGACCTTAGGCCGCGCGCTCGCCTCTCCGGTATGGTCGAGAACGTCGTCTATCCCGCGTACTTCGACGCCGAGCGGTCGCGATCGGATGGCCGCCGCGTTCCGATGGACCTCGCGATCTCCGAGCCCACCGTCGACGAGATCGCCAAGGCGGTCCAGCAGGTGGGCTACGACGCGGTGATCGAACGCGACAAGACGTACTCCCGCGAGTTCGAGCCGCGGGGCGCGGTGGTCGTGCGCGGCACCGAAGACACCGCGAAGAACGACCTCGTGCAGGCGGTCGCCGCCTACCTCGGGGTTATGCGGGAGTGACGATGCGACGCGTCGGTACCGTCGTCCGCACCGCCGGCGGGCTCGCGATCGCCCGCGGCGACCGCGGCGAGGAGCCCCCCCGGATCGGCTCGGCGGTCGTCGACGAGTCGCTGTCGACGGTCGGCCGCGTCGTCGACGTGTTCGGTCCCGTCGACCGGCCGTACGTGGCGGTCACCCCGAACGACGGCGACGGCCTCGCCGCGCTCGTCGGCGGGAAGCTGTACGCGCGCTGACTCAGTCTCCGGCCGACGCCTCGCTCGTTCCGGCCGCCGCCTTCCCTTTCCCGGCCGACGCGCCTCCGTCGACGACGTCAAAGTCCGCCAGCGTCTTCGTCGAGCGGACGAGCCGCTCCGAGACCATCAGCTTCTCCGTGCGGTCCAGCCGCGCCCAGTCGAGTTCCGCGGGCGGCGACTCCTCGAACGCTCGGAACTGCTGAAACACCGCGTCGTTGACGAACCGCTCGAACGAGCCGCAGTTCGGACACGTCACCGAGAGATGCGACGTGTCGAACTCCCGGCTCACGGTGTGATCCAGACAGTTCAGACAGCGGTACGTTCGGGTCCTGCTCATACACAAACGAAGGCGCCGGACGCGGGAATACCTGCGGGTACCGGACGGACGGTTACTCGGAAAGAACGAAGAAGCGGGGAGGGAACCGCGAGGCCGCTAGAACAGCGCCGACGCGGCCGCTTCGGCGGTCTCGATGACCGGACCGAAGCCGGGCAACAGCAGCACCGTCGCGACCGCCGCGAAGACGACCGCGGCGTACAGCGCCGTCGGCCGCACGTCGATCGCGTCCAGCGCGGTCGGCGACGCGGGGTCGTCGATGAACAGCGCCTTCACGACCCGGCTGTAGTAGTACAGCGAGATCACGCTGTTGACGGCGCCGATCGCCGCCAGCCACAGGAAGCCGTTGTCGATGGCGCCCATGAACAGGAAGTACTTCGAGAAGAACCCGGCGAACGGCGGGAGCCCGGCCAGCGAGAACATGAACACGGCCATCGCCGTCGAGGCGACGGGCGCGCGCTCGGCCAGCCCGGCGTAGTCCTCGAAGGTCCGGCCGACGTCCCACCGCTCCGCCATCGCGACGAAGAGGAACGCGCCGGTGTTCATGAAGCCGTAGACGAGCAGGTGCGCCATCGCCGCGCCCATCACCGCGCCGTTGCCGCTCCCGTCCGCGGAGAGCGCCGCGACGCCGATGAGCGCGTAGCCCGCGTGACCGATCGAGGAGTACGCGAGCATCCGCTTGACCTCCTCTTGGACCGCCGCCGCGAAGTTGCCCAGCGTCATCGTCACGGCCGCGAGGATGCCGAATGCGAGCACCCAGTTGATGTTCGCGGAGAGCGACGCGCCGACCGGGAACGCCTCCGTGAACACGCGGAACGCGACCACGAAGCCGGCCGCCTTCGACGCCGACGAGAGGAACGCGCTCACGGGCGCGGGCGCGCCCTCGTACGCCTCCGGCGCCCAGAAGTGGAACGGGACGGAGGCGGTCTTGAACGCGACGCCGCCGAGGATCATCACGATCCCGAGGCCGGCGATCCCGCTGCGGCTGCCGATCCCGTCGGTGTCGGAGGCGATGTCGCCGAGTACCCCGGCGACCTCGCCGAGCATCAGCGATCCCGTGGCCGCGTACACCAGCGAAATGCCGAACAGGAAGATCGCCGAGGAGAGCGCGCCAACGAGGAAGTACTTCAGCCCCGCCTCGACGCTCCCGCGGTTCTGCTTGAGGAACGCGACGAGCACGTACGACGGCAGCGACACCATCTCTAAGGCGACGAACACGACCGCCAGCGAGTTCGCGACCGCGAGCAGCGACATGCCGGTCGCCGCGAACAGCGTCAGCGAGTAGAACGTCGCCGGGTTCGGGTGGTCGTGGAAGTAGTCGTGGGCCGCGACGACGACGAGCGACGTCACGGACGCGAAGATGGCGGTGAAGAACAGCGCCATGGTGTCCACCTTGACCGCGTCGGCGAACAGCAGGATCGCGCCGCCGGTGTCGCCGCTCCCCGTGCCGGAGGCGACGAACCAGACTGTCGCGGCCAGCGACGCCAGCGCGCCGAGTGCGCTCACGACCGCCATAGAGGTGTTCGACCGGGTGTCGGGGCGGAAGGTGTCGACGAGCAGCAGCGCGAGCCCGGTGAAGCCGAGCAGCAGCACCGGCAGCAGCGCCGTCACCTGCGGGAGCGTATTAACCATCGACGCTCACCCCCTCGACCACGGGAACGGCGGCGTCGCGGATCATCTCGAAGAAGATGTCCGGCGCGACGCCGAGGACGATGATCGCCACCAGAAGCACCGCGAGCGGGGCGACGTCGTGGAACGGCGCCGGACCCACGTCGTAGTCGGTCGCGAGCTCGAACGGCCCGAACAGCGTGCTCTGCATCGCCGACAGTAGGTAGCCGGCGACGATGACGATGCCGAACATCGCGAGCGCCGTGAACAGCGGCGCGTACGGGAGCGCCGGCGCGGAGAACGAGCCCACGAAGATGAAGAACTCGCCCGCGAAGCCGGCCATCAGGGGGAGCCCCATGTAGCCGAACGCGCCGGCGACGAGGATGCCGACCGTGACAGGCATCCGGTCGGCCATCCCGGCCATGTCGCCGACCATCCGCGTGTGAGTCGCGTTGTAGACGACGCCGACCGCCATGAACATCAGCCCCGAGATGAGGCCGTGCGCGACCATCTGGAACGTCGCGCCGCCGACGCCGTACTCGGTGAACACGATGAGTCCGAGGATGACGTACCCCATCGACGAGACGGAGGAGTAGGCGACGATGCGCTTGAGGTCCTTCTGCGCGAGCGCTAACATCGCGCCGTAGATGACGCTGATGACGGCGATCGCCGCGATCGGGATCGCGAGCGCGGACGCCTGCTCCGGGAGCATCGTGAAGTTGAACCGGAGCAGCGCGTACGTCCCCATCTTCAGGAGGACGCCCGCCAAGAGCACCGACACGGGCGTCGGCGCCTCGACGTGAGCGTCCGGCAGCCACGTGTGGAACGGGACGATCGGGACCTTCACCGCGAACCCGAGGAACATCGCGAGGAACGCGACCATCGCGATCCGGCCCGGAGAGATGCCGAACCACGTCTCGAGGCCGCCGTTCGCGATCGCCGCTGTGATCTCCGGGAGCGCGAACGAGCTCACGGAGTCGCCGAGCGCGAACACGAGGCTCATGAACCCGATGAACATCAGCAGCGACGCCGCGTTCGTGTAGACGAAGAACTTGATCGCTGCGTACTTCCGCCGGGGGCCGCCCCAGATGCCGATGAGGAAGTACATCGGAACGAGGACGGCCTCCCAGAAGACGAACCAGAGGAAGAAGTCCAGCGCGGTGAACACGCCGAGGAGGTTCGCCTCCATGAACAGCATGAGCCCGTAGAACTGGCTCTGCCGCAAGTCGATCGGCGTCCACGCGCTGAGGATCGCCAGCGGGACGAGGAACGTCGTCAACACGACGAGCGGGAGGCTGATGCCGTCCAGCCCGACGAACCACGAGACCGAGCGGCCGCCGACTTCCAGCCACTCGATCTGCGTTTGGTAGGCGATCTCGCCGCCCGTGAGGGCGTTGCCGGAGCCGTCGAAGCCGGACCAGAGGTATAACGACCCGAGGAACGGGATCAGGCTCAGCGCGAACGCGAGCCGACCCGCCCACTCGTTCGGCGAGAGCATCACGAGGAGCGCGCTCGCGAACGCGACCGCGATGAGCGCCTCGACTATCACAGGAACCACCCCCCGGTGGCGCCGAGCACGAGAATCAGCGCGACCAGCCCCAGCGTGAGCAGCGCGGCGTACTGCGAGACGACGCCGTTCTGCAGCTTCCGGATCCGGTCACCGCCGATGAGACTCACCGAGGAGACGCCGTTGACGACGCCGTCGACGATCCCCTGATCGAAGGTGTCGGCGCCGCCGGCGACGTCCTCGGTGCGATACGCGAGCCATACCTGCAGTTCGTCGAGGTAGTAGTTGTTGTACAGCACGTCTTTGATCCCGCCGAGTTTCGCCGTGTGCTCCGTCGGCGACGGAACGTTGTAGAGCCGCCACGCCACCAGCAGACCGGTCAGCGCCAGTCCGAGCGAGACGGCCGCACCGACGAGCACCGTGGCGACCTCGCCGCCGACGATGTACTCGCTACTGTACGGTCCGATGTCGCCGTAGTGGTGCGAGGAGAGCCCCTCGATGCCGCCCCACTCGTTGTCGAGCCAGCGGTGGAGCAGGTCGATCCCCTCGAGGCCGAGGACCTTCTGGACCGGCACCATGTTGATGAGACCGGTGACGACCGCGAGCGAGCCGAGGACCGCCAGCGGCCCCTTCACGTTCCAGCGAACGGGTTCGGGGTCGCGCGCGGTGTCGCTACGCGGCTCGCCGTGGAAGGTCAAGAACACCATCCGGAAGGTGTAGAAGGCGGTGACGGGGACCGCGAGCAGCCCCATCAGGTAGCCGCCGAACAGCAGCGGCTCGCCGGGCGCGTGGACGAGCGCCTCGTAGAGGATCTCGTCTTTCGACCAGAAGCCGGCGAACGGGAAGATGCCCGCGAGCGCCAGCGACCCGGCCAGGAAGGTGTAGTAGGTGACGGGCATCTTCGATTTGAGCCCGCCCATGTCCCACATGTCCTCGTTGTGGTGCATCGCGATGATCACCGCGCCCGCGCCGAGGAACAGCAGGGCCTTGAAGAACGCGTGCGTGGTCAGGTGGAACACCGCGGCCACGTAGCCGCCCGCGCCGAGCGCGAGCATCATGTAGCCGTACTGCGAGATGGTGGAGTACGCGAGCACCTGCTTCAGCTCGTCTTTGACGACGCCCATCGTCGCCGCGAACAGCGCGGTGAAGCCGCCGATGAAGGCGATCACCGCGAGCGTCGTCGGCGTCAGCGCGTAGAAGCCGTACATCCGCGCGACGAGGTAGACGCCGGCCGCGACCATGGTCGCGGCGTGGATCAGCGCGGAGACGGGCGTCGGGCCTTCCATCGCGTCGGGGAGCCACGTGTGCAGCGGGAACTGCGCCGACTTCCCGACGACGCCGCCCAGAACGAGCAGGCCGACGACGGTGAGCCACGTCTGCAGCTCGACGCCGCCGGGCGTCCACGCGACCGACCCCTCGCCGGCGAGCGCCGCCTCGGCGAGCGCCGGGAACGACTCCGGCCCGGCGAACTGCGCCGTACCGAACGTCCCGATGACGGCGACGACGCCGACGAGGAAGAAGTAGTCGCCGAAGCGGGTGACGAGGAACGCTTTCTTCGCCGCCGACGGCGGGCCGGGCTCACGGAAGTGGAACCCGATGAGCAGGTACGAGCAGAGCCCGACGAGCTCGAAGAACATGAACGCCATCAGCAGGTTGTCGGCGACGACGAAGCCGAGCATCGACGCCGTGAACAGGCCGAGCCCGGCGTAGTAGCGCGGCAGGCCCGTCTCGCCCTCGTCGTTCATGTAGCCGAGCGAGAACACGTGCACGAGCAGCGCGACGAGCGTCACGATGACGAGCATGAGCGCCGACAGCGGGTCGACGAGGAGCCCGAAGGAGAGCTCGACGTCCGTCGGGCCGATCCCGCCGGCGCTCGCCCACGTGTAGATGGTTCGGTTCGCCGCCGCGCCGCCCGCGACCGTCGCGAGCACCCACAGCGAGAGCAGGAACGAGCCCGCCGTCGCCGCGATGCCGCCGAACGCGCCTCCCTTGGGGAGGTACTTGCCGGCGCCGAGCGCGATCAGGAACGAGAAGAACGGGAGGAGTACGATCGCCGGAACGTATGAGAACACGTCTATCATGTTACCACCTCATCTCCGTTGGGACGGTCACGTCGGTGACCCCGAAGTTGCGGTACAGCACCAGGATGATGCCGATACCGATCGCGACCTCCGCGGCGGCGAGCGCGATGACGAACAGCGCGAACACCTGCCCCGTGAGGTCGCCGTAGTACAGCGCGAAGGCGACGAAGTTGATGTTCGCCGCGTTCATCATGAGCTCGACGCTCATCAGGAAGTACAGCGCGTCGCGCCGCGTGAGTATGCCGAACAGGCCGATACAGAAGACGGCGGCCGAGAGCAGCAGGTACCACTCCGGCGGGATCGAGGAGGCGACGGCGGTCACTGCCGCTCACCTCCGTCGGTGAACGCCTGCCCCACCGCGGCGATGATCGAGCCGCCCTCCTCGCGTTTCGCCAGGTACACCGCGCCGTCGACGGCGACGTCGAGGGCGACCGCGGCGATCAGGAACGCGGCGAGGAACCCCTCGGAGGGGATCGTCGCGACGTCGTACTCGCCGAGGTTGAAGAGGGCGTACCCGATGTTGTGGACGACAGACGCGTCGGCCGGGAAGCCGGCTCCCGCCGACGCGAAGTCGGCCGAAAGCGCCGTCAGGGCCATCGTGGCGAAGAGAAGCCCGACCACAGCGGCGGGGACGACGCGTCCGCCCCGGCCCGAGTCGTCGTCGCTCATGCGCTATTCACCTCCGTTTCCGTGTCCGATCGCGTGAGCATCACGGCGAACGTGACCAAGATCAGAACCCCGCCCACGTAGACGAGGATCTGCATGGCGGCGATGAACTCCGCCTGTAACATCACGTAGTGCACCGCGACGCTCGTCAGGGCTCCGCCCAGCAGCAGCGCGGCGTGGAACACGTCGCGCGCCAGGACGACCCCGAGGCCGAACGCCAGCGTGACCGCGGCGAACAGCCCGAACGCGATGGTAGCATAAACCATTGTGTTTGTCTCCTATGAGAGTCCCTTTGAAGATTTCGAGACGCGCCCGCTACTGGTAGTCGACCTCGCCGTCGCCCTCCCCGATCCACGCGCCGCGATCGGGGTTCCGGGACTCCAGCGGGTCGATTCCCTTGTACCACGGGACGTTCTTGAGCTGTTCTTTGTTGAACACGAAGTCGTCCTTCGTGTCCGCGGTGAACTCGAAGTTCTGCGTCAACAGGATGGCGTCGACGGGGCAGACCTCCTCGCAGAGCCGGCAGTAGATGCACTGCCCGATGTGGAGGTTGTACTGCTCCCCGTTGCGCTGGTCGTCCTGCACGATCTGGATCGTGTCGTTCGGACAGACGTTCTCGCACTGGCGGCACCAGATGCACCGCTCCTGGCTGAACTTGTGGACCCCGCGGAAGCGCGGGCTCACCTCGGGCGCGTCCTCCGGGTATTCCACCGTGAACGTCGACCCGTCCAGCGCGTGTTTCATCGTCGTCGCCATGGATTTCATGAGTCCGATCATGTTACGCGATCACCCCCACGATTACGGCCGTGAGCACCAGGTTCGCGAACGACAGCACCAGCATTCCCTTCCAGCCGATCTCGATCAGCTGGTCGATACGGACGCGCGGCA
Above is a window of Halorubrum depositum DNA encoding:
- a CDS encoding alpha/beta fold hydrolase; translation: MPHANNGGVSIRYEVDAPDAGAPDEAVVFCGDVGLGAWQFGWQHAALAGPHTVITPETRGVGDSDAPPGPYAVADLAADVDAVCAAEGVRNAHLVGYGLGGMVALAAALASSRPASLTVIGTPPSGDAFKPDAVWADPSDPAAVEGSLHGLLSVDFRETHPDAIRRIAEWRLAEDAGRETFEAHRAAVESFDVADRLYEVTTPTLVVHGTDDTVCPAPASETLAEGLPRGELRAVEGARHLVGVEASAAVNDALAGWLAEHGADPFSG
- the srp19 gene encoding signal recognition particle subunit SRP19, with product MVENVVYPAYFDAERSRSDGRRVPMDLAISEPTVDEIAKAVQQVGYDAVIERDKTYSREFEPRGAVVVRGTEDTAKNDLVQAVAAYLGVMRE
- a CDS encoding PINc/VapC family ATPase, with the translated sequence MNVVPDTSAVVDGRVSERVADGTYEGATVLVPEAVVGELESQANDGLESGWDGLSELKRLADLADEGTIELRYVGERAGGDARSHAHEGDVDALIRDLAVDHGATLLSSDVVQAEVARAKGVDVEYVEPVARGVVDELPIQDFFTDETMSVHLKTGTKPKAKRGSLGEMRYEVIDEEPTSEEQMDEWATAIVDLARQSNEGFIELADDGMDIVQFRNYRIAVARPPFADGIEITAVRPIAKTTLDDYEFADELRERFKERKRGVLISGSPGAGKSTFAQAVAEFLNENDYAVKTMEKPRDLQVGPEITQYGALGGEMENTADSLLLVRPDYTIYDEVRKTNDFEVFSDMRMAGVGMVGVVHASRAIDALQRLVGRVELGMIPQIVDTVVYIEAGEVHTVYDVTTEVKVPAGLTAEDLARPVIQVSNFETGRPEYEIYTFNRQVVTVPLDDEDGEGESETGVGRIAKKEIEREIRSVAHGHVDVELRGNDEAIVYVSEGDIGTVIGKGGGRISDIESRLGIEIDVRTHDEKPKDSGGAGGAGDGGRGGNGRSGGQVGEERGTVVQPEITSRHVVIDVDDGVGETVEVRADGEYLFTATVGRGGEVQVSRGSAIAEELEDAIDRKRTVTVVPAR
- the alaS gene encoding alanine--tRNA ligase, which gives rise to MSDLEAEYRLDYFEEEGFVRKECPSCGAHFWTRDGDRELCGEPPCEDYSFIDDPGFPEPYSLSEMREAFLSFFEEHDHERIDPYPVAANRWRDDVLLTQASIYDFQPLVTSGRTPPPANPLTISQPCIRMQDIDNVGKTGRHTMAFEMMAHHAFNTREEVDEDEYAYHGEVYWKDETVAYCDELFESLGADLDEITYIEDPWVGGGNAGPAIEVIYKGAELATLVFMCMERDPDGEYEMKDGNTYSFMDTYIVDTGYGLERWTWMSQGTATVYEAVYPDAIEFLKENAGIEHTEEERKLVHRAAKLSGRLDIDDVDDVEAARGEIADRLDVDVDRLRELVEPLESIYAIADHSRTLAYMFGDGIVPSNVGTGYLARMVLRRTKRLVDEVDVDAPLDELVDMQAERLGYENRDTIREIVRTEERKYRETLERGSRKVESLADEYAGTGEPIPTETLLELYDSHGIQPDMVADIAEERGATVDVPDDFYALVADRHEEADADEAGDEADERLGSLPETEKLFYDDQGRTEFEAVVLDVFEREEGYDVVLDQTMFYPEGGGQPADRGQLTVGETTVDVVDVQEEAGVVLHRTDADPGKGEFVRGQVDGERRDRLRAHHTATHLIGHAARQVLGEHVRQAGAQKGIDSSRLDVRHYDRITREDVKRIERVANELVRDDVPVRQEWPDRNEAEAEHGFDLYQGGVPPGTNVRLIHVGDADVQACAGTHVDRTGEIGAVKVLKTEPVQDGVERIVFAAGGAAIEATQRTEDALYDAADVLDVDPLDVPETAERFFEEWKARGKEIESLKEELAAARASGGADVEEVDLGGATAVIQRLDGDADELRATANAHVEDGKVAVVGSGADGSASFVVGVPDGVDVNAGQVVAELAGRVGGGGGGPPDFAQGGGPDVDALDDALAAAPDVLRNLQEA
- a CDS encoding type 1 glutamine amidotransferase, giving the protein MTRLRFALLNAAHDGADTRRNFRRELDADLVEFDATEGNLPEHTDFDGVVVTGSRSSVYWDEAWIPALVDYVADAAAAGVPVLGVCYGHQVLAEALGGRVAGMDGFEIGYNSVRRRGDDELFDGVSEEFTAFTTHGDAVVELPPSATLLAENDHGVHAFRDGHCWGVQFHPEYDVDTAREVTEGKRERLGDARVDAVLEAITPAAHDAACEVKGLFDNFTEYARRLRAERGSRAAADD